Proteins encoded together in one Planctomycetaceae bacterium window:
- a CDS encoding isoprenyl transferase yields the protein MPNGIPSIETNRIAAAKRLGIEVAQFPKHIAVIMDGNGRWATNRGLPRFQGHRQGARTVEKIVDYCVDIGVECLTLYSFSMQNWKRPKLEVAFLMQLYIRYLVGIRKTLKEHNVRLVHLGRTEKLPPKLVRELHKTIEITSEYSGMVLALALNYGGREEIIDAAKKIAQDCMNGTITVDQIDEMLVNDSLYTAGLPDPDLLIRTSSEKRISNFLLWQISYAEFYITDTLWPDFMPEDIDKAILEYSKRARRLGDIKPGLV from the coding sequence GTGCCTAACGGAATTCCCTCAATTGAGACAAATCGTATAGCTGCCGCCAAACGGCTCGGCATTGAAGTAGCTCAATTTCCAAAACATATCGCAGTTATTATGGATGGCAACGGCAGATGGGCGACCAATCGCGGGCTTCCGCGGTTTCAGGGACATCGCCAGGGGGCAAGGACTGTCGAGAAAATTGTCGATTACTGCGTTGATATAGGAGTCGAATGTCTGACTCTTTATTCTTTCAGTATGCAAAACTGGAAGAGGCCGAAACTGGAAGTTGCGTTTTTAATGCAGCTTTATATACGTTATCTTGTTGGAATACGCAAAACGCTCAAAGAACACAATGTTCGGCTTGTGCATCTTGGCAGAACGGAAAAACTTCCGCCAAAACTTGTTCGAGAACTTCATAAGACAATCGAGATTACATCAGAGTATTCGGGTATGGTTCTTGCTCTTGCGCTAAATTACGGCGGCAGAGAAGAAATTATCGACGCGGCAAAAAAAATTGCACAGGACTGTATGAATGGCACGATTACTGTTGACCAGATTGACGAGATGCTTGTCAACGACAGTCTTTATACTGCCGGGCTGCCTGACCCTGATTTGCTGATACGCACATCGAGCGAAAAACGAATCAGCAATTTTCTTCTTTGGCAGATTTCTTACGCCGAGTTTTATATTACTGATACCCTCTGGCCGGATTTTATGCCTGAAGATATTGACAAAGCGATACTTGAATATTCCAAACGCGCACGCAGACTGGGTGATATTAAGCCGGGACTGGTATAA
- a CDS encoding PhoH family protein has protein sequence MELTVQLFSKKRLEIFGPADEHLRIVRARCGVNITARDDAVVIVGQEEAVRKAEQVVELMQKHLGRFGKLDANDVVGLISKVEVSIEPDEGFGVSVFSPKKMIKPFTRGQRRYIEAMLNFDLTFCTGPAGTGKTYLAVAVAVSMLKRKQIRKIVLARPAVEAGEKLGFLPGDIEAKVNPYLRPLFDSLEDMMDFAQMRKLADMDIIEVIPLAFMRGRTLNEACIICDEAQNTSPTQMLMFLTRMGRGSKMIITGDITQTDLDRGQKSGMLDAMETLAGTNGISLIGLDDTDIVRHNLVQNIVQAYEAKKKRKSQ, from the coding sequence TTGGAATTAACAGTACAATTGTTTTCTAAAAAGCGGCTCGAAATTTTCGGGCCCGCAGATGAGCATTTAAGAATAGTTCGCGCACGATGCGGCGTTAATATTACGGCACGCGATGACGCGGTTGTGATAGTCGGACAGGAAGAAGCGGTCAGAAAAGCGGAGCAGGTTGTCGAATTGATGCAGAAACATTTGGGCAGGTTCGGCAAACTCGACGCTAACGATGTTGTCGGATTAATCAGCAAAGTAGAAGTGAGCATCGAGCCGGATGAAGGGTTTGGTGTCTCGGTGTTCTCGCCCAAGAAGATGATAAAGCCTTTTACGCGGGGACAGCGAAGATATATTGAGGCGATGCTGAATTTCGATTTGACTTTTTGTACGGGGCCTGCGGGAACGGGAAAAACTTATCTTGCGGTCGCTGTCGCGGTGTCAATGCTGAAGAGAAAACAAATTCGTAAGATTGTACTTGCCCGGCCTGCGGTTGAAGCGGGTGAAAAGCTCGGGTTTTTGCCGGGCGATATAGAAGCAAAAGTAAATCCGTATCTGCGGCCGTTGTTTGACAGTCTTGAAGATATGATGGATTTTGCGCAGATGCGAAAACTTGCGGATATGGATATAATCGAAGTTATTCCGCTGGCTTTTATGCGGGGCAGAACGCTCAATGAGGCGTGTATCATCTGCGATGAGGCGCAGAATACATCGCCGACGCAGATGCTTATGTTTCTGACGCGTATGGGCAGAGGCTCGAAAATGATTATCACCGGCGATATTACGCAAACGGATTTGGATCGCGGGCAGAAAAGCGGTATGCTCGACGCGATGGAGACGCTTGCGGGCACTAACGGTATTTCGTTAATTGGGCTTGACGATACGGATATTGTAAGGCACAATTTAGTGCAGAATATCGTCCAGGCGTACGAAGCAAAGAAAAAGAGAAAATCGCAATAA
- a CDS encoding PH domain-containing protein, producing MAVVAPLAKYKKTNYKIWFMILFIAGVWFLYDGKYNQKLIAKHTKDGKADPTLVFHRKAPPYMIGAACLVAIYAYSMRNKRIVAADEKLILSDIEEIPYKSIESINKTDYDAKGTFIITYKGKDGKVAEKKISNKSWDNMDEVLEVLVSQITG from the coding sequence ATGGCTGTTGTTGCGCCACTCGCCAAGTACAAAAAGACAAACTATAAAATCTGGTTTATGATTCTGTTTATTGCGGGTGTCTGGTTTCTTTACGATGGTAAATACAATCAGAAATTAATCGCGAAACACACGAAGGATGGAAAGGCTGACCCTACACTTGTTTTCCATCGCAAAGCTCCGCCATATATGATTGGTGCTGCTTGTTTGGTGGCAATATACGCGTATTCGATGAGAAATAAGAGGATTGTCGCCGCCGACGAAAAGCTTATTCTTAGCGATATCGAAGAAATACCGTATAAGTCAATCGAGAGCATTAATAAAACCGATTATGACGCAAAGGGAACTTTTATTATAACGTATAAAGGTAAAGACGGCAAAGTTGCCGAGAAGAAAATAAGCAACAAAAGCTGGGACAATATGGACGAAGTTTTGGAAGTCCTTGTGTCCCAAATAACAGGCTAA
- the efp gene encoding elongation factor P → MKASELRPGMGVVMDGKLCICAKSVHVTPGNLRAFVQAKLRGVKDGVMFEKRLRSTEDLEQAFLDRREMQYLYSDQTGLVLMDNISYDQFTVPLEMVEDVVKFLKPDTSVTALLHNEIVVSLELPNVVELKVVDTAPQPKGATATNQLKDAELETGLHTRVPPFIEVGEIIRVSTEDGSYLTRAK, encoded by the coding sequence GTGAAAGCAAGTGAATTAAGGCCCGGAATGGGCGTCGTGATGGACGGTAAACTTTGTATTTGTGCTAAATCGGTACATGTTACGCCGGGCAATCTGCGTGCATTCGTACAGGCTAAGCTTCGCGGCGTTAAAGACGGCGTTATGTTTGAAAAGCGTCTCCGCTCAACCGAAGACCTTGAGCAGGCATTTCTCGACAGACGTGAAATGCAATATTTGTATTCCGACCAGACCGGCCTGGTACTAATGGATAATATTTCGTATGACCAATTCACTGTTCCGCTCGAAATGGTTGAAGACGTGGTTAAATTCCTGAAGCCTGATACAAGTGTTACCGCTCTTCTCCACAATGAAATTGTAGTTTCGCTTGAACTGCCGAACGTTGTCGAGTTGAAAGTTGTGGACACTGCACCGCAGCCCAAAGGCGCAACCGCTACTAATCAATTGAAAGACGCCGAACTGGAAACAGGCCTGCATACTCGCGTACCGCCGTTTATTGAGGTTGGCGAAATTATTCGTGTCAGCACTGAAGATGGCTCGTATTTAACAAGAGCAAAATAG
- a CDS encoding transcriptional repressor: MNIEDIHKTIKSKGKRLTKVRKAIIEILIQSPCLLSTSDLLSKLKARRIQPDRSTMYRELMFLVQNSIINKNIIAQKDYFELPTDHHHHLVCTGCNAIKKVIMGNHLVKEEKLLEKNHEFTITNHSVEFYGLCRNCRK; encoded by the coding sequence ATGAATATCGAAGATATTCACAAAACTATAAAATCCAAAGGCAAACGCCTGACAAAAGTCCGCAAAGCGATTATTGAAATCCTGATTCAGTCGCCTTGCCTGCTTTCAACGTCTGACCTTCTGTCAAAACTCAAAGCCCGCAGAATCCAGCCGGACAGGTCAACAATGTACCGCGAACTAATGTTTCTGGTGCAAAACAGTATTATTAATAAAAATATCATCGCGCAAAAAGATTATTTCGAACTGCCGACCGACCATCACCATCATCTGGTCTGCACCGGCTGCAACGCCATCAAGAAAGTAATTATGGGCAATCATCTGGTCAAAGAAGAAAAACTGCTTGAAAAAAATCATGAATTTACGATTACAAACCACTCTGTAGAGTTCTACGGCCTTTGCAGAAACTGCCGGAAATAA
- a CDS encoding HDIG domain-containing protein, with translation MGFFKKNLSPRRKQLREAIAADKFAKLVSFVNSGLLLEVAILLVFAIMSSFLLSINLTHSAFNYRPVHQVISIVILVAAICCSSGLYIYRYNSLLLKSPLRSTAIVCLFLILLVLTKLSALFPGSLYITVAVAVGGSIVLAIVYEQRFALAMSITYSMLACLASGHETDFSLFLTMVAGAVTSSFLLREVRTRIKILEVGVFAGSAVFLISFVTDLFEVGFNRHIFADAGWVMIAVICVAVVIQAFLPLIEKVFRIATSMTLLDYSDANQPLLKKLAMDAPGTYSHSLLIGSISEAAAESIGANGLLCRVGAYYHDIGKIGKPRYFIENQMGSASKHDQLSPAMSQLIISGHIKDGMELAEEYGLPAVIRQFIETHHGTTLIEYFYVEARKKAGDDIPPAESEFRYSGPRPQSKEAAIVMLADSVEGAVRAQTEITPTKIETIVHNMAIKRLQDGQFDECELTLKELSKIEETISKSLAAHYHGRVAYPTFGGKPHHQTATEEQHEQEESEQKQEQENENA, from the coding sequence ATGGGATTTTTTAAAAAAAATTTGAGTCCGAGGCGAAAGCAGCTTCGTGAAGCTATCGCAGCCGACAAGTTTGCGAAGCTGGTTAGTTTTGTCAACAGCGGGCTTTTGCTTGAAGTCGCGATACTTCTGGTTTTTGCCATCATGTCCAGTTTTCTTTTAAGCATCAATCTGACTCACAGTGCATTTAATTATCGTCCCGTCCATCAGGTAATCTCAATTGTTATTTTAGTCGCGGCCATTTGCTGTTCGAGCGGTTTATATATTTATCGTTATAATTCCCTACTTTTGAAAAGTCCGTTGCGATCTACTGCGATTGTTTGCCTGTTTTTAATCTTGCTTGTCCTGACAAAATTAAGCGCACTTTTTCCGGGCAGTCTTTATATAACTGTCGCGGTTGCGGTAGGCGGATCGATAGTTTTGGCCATTGTTTATGAACAGCGTTTTGCGCTGGCGATGAGTATTACATATTCTATGCTTGCCTGCCTTGCGTCCGGCCATGAAACAGATTTCAGTTTATTTTTGACTATGGTGGCAGGTGCTGTAACGAGCAGTTTTTTGCTTCGTGAAGTAAGAACGAGAATTAAAATTCTTGAAGTCGGAGTTTTTGCAGGCAGTGCGGTTTTTTTAATAAGTTTTGTAACGGATCTTTTTGAGGTCGGTTTTAATCGTCATATTTTCGCTGATGCCGGCTGGGTAATGATAGCGGTTATCTGCGTTGCGGTGGTTATACAGGCATTTCTGCCTTTAATCGAAAAGGTTTTTAGAATCGCGACGAGTATGACGCTGCTTGATTACAGCGACGCCAATCAACCTCTGCTGAAAAAACTCGCGATGGATGCGCCGGGCACATACAGTCATAGTTTGCTGATTGGTTCGATTTCAGAAGCGGCAGCGGAATCAATTGGTGCTAATGGGCTCTTGTGCAGAGTAGGCGCGTATTATCACGACATCGGCAAAATCGGCAAGCCAAGATATTTTATTGAAAATCAGATGGGCAGCGCCAGCAAGCACGACCAGCTTTCGCCGGCGATGAGCCAGTTGATTATTTCCGGCCATATAAAAGACGGAATGGAACTTGCCGAAGAGTACGGATTGCCGGCGGTTATTCGGCAGTTTATTGAAACGCATCACGGCACGACACTAATAGAATATTTTTATGTCGAGGCCCGCAAAAAAGCCGGCGACGATATTCCGCCTGCCGAATCAGAGTTCAGATATTCCGGCCCTCGTCCGCAGTCAAAGGAAGCGGCGATTGTAATGCTTGCGGATTCTGTTGAAGGCGCTGTGAGGGCGCAAACGGAAATTACGCCGACAAAGATTGAAACCATTGTGCATAATATGGCGATTAAACGACTGCAGGACGGTCAATTCGATGAATGTGAACTGACACTGAAAGAGCTAAGCAAAATCGAGGAAACGATCTCCAAGAGCCTTGCGGCTCATTATCATGGCAGAGTAGCGTATCCGACATTCGGCGGAAAACCGCATCATCAAACCGCGACGGAAGAACAACATGAGCAGGAAGAGTCAGAACAAAAGCAAGAGCAAGAGAATGAAAATGCCTGA
- a CDS encoding phosphatidylglycerophosphatase A, producing the protein MKMKNMVLSCFGIGFIPVMPGTFGSLLMLAAFLAVHYFWPIQMISIVFLLAAIVISSVLCVFFAKHFGRKDPGWVVIDEFAGQAVALFPAAVTSGKVLPPAIAAFILFRIFDIWKPSPVREMEQLNGGLGILADDLVAGVMAGTVVCIVTYLARFVVMGS; encoded by the coding sequence ATGAAAATGAAAAATATGGTACTTTCCTGTTTTGGCATAGGGTTTATACCTGTGATGCCCGGCACATTCGGCAGTTTGCTGATGCTGGCGGCGTTTCTGGCTGTTCATTATTTTTGGCCGATACAGATGATCTCGATTGTTTTTCTTCTGGCGGCTATCGTAATATCAAGTGTCTTATGTGTGTTTTTTGCCAAACATTTCGGCCGAAAAGACCCCGGCTGGGTGGTGATAGATGAATTCGCCGGCCAGGCAGTCGCGTTATTCCCAGCGGCTGTAACCAGTGGTAAAGTTTTACCGCCTGCGATAGCGGCGTTTATACTTTTCAGAATTTTTGATATTTGGAAGCCTTCGCCTGTTCGCGAAATGGAGCAGCTTAACGGAGGTTTGGGTATTCTTGCGGACGATTTGGTTGCCGGCGTAATGGCAGGGACGGTTGTCTGCATTGTTACCTACCTTGCAAGATTCGTTGTAATGGGCAGTTGA
- a CDS encoding undecaprenyl-diphosphate phosphatase, whose translation MKRHKLIFTLLFVFSISFFIFAANGDVNDVQQQSDVQKISVVHAAILGIVEGLTEYLPVSSTGHLILAGHFMGLTHFSDHIGPFGRVLDKDKMEAINSFNIVIQSGAILAVVGLYRRRVVDICTGLLGRNRDGLKLFFLLLVAFLPSAIIGLPLHKVIEQQLFAPVPVAYGLAVGGVIMIIVECMGFRKKRLSVIGIVNISYWQAAIIGIAQVLAMWPGTSRSMITIVAAVLVGLDMVTAAEFSFLLALPTLLGATFISCLEDWAVLTQVVGFDGMAVGLLFSMIFAILAIKGFVKWLTNHGLTPFGIYRIIAAILVFWLLTAK comes from the coding sequence ATGAAACGACACAAGTTAATCTTTACACTCCTGTTTGTTTTTAGTATTTCATTTTTTATTTTCGCGGCAAACGGGGACGTGAACGATGTTCAGCAGCAGTCGGACGTTCAGAAAATATCTGTTGTTCACGCCGCGATATTAGGAATAGTAGAAGGCCTGACGGAATATCTGCCTGTTTCTTCGACCGGGCATCTTATTCTTGCCGGCCATTTTATGGGATTGACGCATTTTAGCGACCATATTGGGCCGTTTGGGCGAGTTTTAGATAAAGATAAAATGGAAGCGATTAATTCTTTTAACATTGTTATACAGTCTGGAGCGATTCTGGCGGTGGTCGGACTCTATCGCAGAAGGGTTGTTGATATTTGTACAGGATTGCTGGGGAGGAATCGTGATGGTTTAAAATTGTTTTTCCTTTTGCTGGTTGCGTTTTTGCCATCCGCAATAATAGGCTTGCCGCTGCACAAAGTTATCGAGCAGCAGCTTTTTGCTCCTGTTCCTGTCGCTTACGGTTTGGCTGTCGGCGGTGTGATAATGATTATCGTTGAGTGTATGGGGTTCAGAAAAAAACGATTGTCTGTAATTGGAATTGTAAATATCTCTTATTGGCAGGCGGCAATCATAGGTATCGCTCAAGTTCTGGCGATGTGGCCGGGAACTTCAAGAAGTATGATTACGATTGTAGCAGCGGTACTGGTCGGACTGGATATGGTTACGGCCGCGGAATTCAGTTTTCTTCTGGCGCTTCCGACTCTTTTGGGGGCAACATTTATATCCTGTCTGGAAGATTGGGCGGTTCTTACACAGGTTGTTGGGTTTGATGGTATGGCGGTGGGGCTGCTTTTCAGTATGATTTTCGCCATTCTGGCAATAAAAGGATTTGTAAAATGGCTCACCAACCACGGCCTTACCCCATTCGGCATCTACAGGATTATCGCCGCAATATTGGTGTTTTGGTTGTTGACCGCAAAATAA
- the recO gene encoding DNA repair protein RecO — protein sequence MELIKDKGICIRSTDYSESSQILTFFTYAGGKVSVIAKGTRRTTKTSFSGAIEICSAGDMVYSIRDGDKLGTLTEFNPTFFSTGIRKKLLALNCSFFAAELLNLFTREHDPHPELFEEAMTFLKKLDENPDSKVPMFLMAFQFDLLTYTGSMPTTDMCVNCKRKFNTGSKQYYFSVAGGGFVCRDCESAFADKKLITLETAVCLNNPEKCADVKPAALIQAEELMIEYITYVLEKRPRTVQMILQLIRTIK from the coding sequence ATGGAACTTATAAAAGATAAGGGCATTTGTATCCGCTCGACGGATTATTCCGAAAGTTCGCAGATTCTTACTTTCTTCACTTACGCAGGCGGGAAAGTTTCTGTCATCGCAAAAGGCACGCGAAGAACAACAAAAACTTCCTTTTCGGGAGCGATTGAAATTTGTTCTGCGGGCGATATGGTTTACTCGATTAGAGATGGGGATAAACTTGGTACGCTTACAGAGTTTAATCCGACATTTTTCAGTACAGGCATTCGCAAAAAATTACTTGCGCTTAATTGCAGTTTTTTCGCAGCGGAACTTCTAAATCTTTTCACACGTGAACACGACCCGCATCCTGAACTTTTCGAGGAAGCGATGACGTTTCTGAAAAAACTCGATGAAAATCCAGATAGCAAAGTGCCGATGTTTCTTATGGCGTTTCAATTTGACCTGCTGACCTATACCGGTTCTATGCCGACAACTGATATGTGCGTAAACTGCAAACGCAAATTCAATACAGGCTCAAAACAATATTATTTCAGCGTGGCCGGCGGCGGATTTGTATGCAGAGATTGTGAGTCGGCCTTTGCCGATAAAAAATTGATAACACTGGAAACTGCAGTTTGTCTTAATAATCCTGAAAAATGTGCGGATGTAAAACCAGCGGCCTTAATTCAGGCAGAAGAATTAATGATTGAGTACATTACTTATGTTCTCGAAAAAAGACCGAGAACCGTACAGATGATTTTGCAGTTGATAAGAACTATTAAATGA
- a CDS encoding phosphatidate cytidylyltransferase, with protein sequence MLKYRLIFGTLMTIFFVGLILLDGYLDGSLSAQKNDLPVQGSILLIFLVLVAVPANIELGKLIGSSGAKIFLPITITSSILLAGGWYLAQFFEEDSIRFAAIYFISVFSLSTLAIFLWQGMRYAAVGAFANIGGNLLAICYLGALTSFVMKLRIDFGPFAFLMFIFVVKFCDIGAYTVGRICGKHKFSPIISPKKTWEGMGGGVLFSVIAASIFAKVFDIMPILPAVLFGAVFAFVGQLGDLAESMLKRAAETKDSAAFVPGFGGVLDVIDSPLAAGVLAYLYFLFVI encoded by the coding sequence GTGCTCAAATACAGACTGATATTCGGAACATTGATGACGATATTTTTTGTTGGTTTGATATTGCTCGACGGCTATCTCGACGGCAGTTTGAGTGCGCAAAAAAACGATTTGCCTGTTCAAGGCTCAATACTTTTAATATTCCTGGTTCTTGTCGCGGTGCCGGCAAATATTGAACTCGGCAAACTCATCGGCTCAAGTGGCGCGAAAATTTTTCTGCCTATTACCATTACCTCAAGCATTCTGCTTGCAGGCGGATGGTATCTTGCTCAATTTTTCGAGGAAGACAGCATCAGGTTCGCGGCAATCTATTTTATTTCAGTGTTCAGTTTGAGTACTCTTGCGATTTTTTTATGGCAGGGAATGAGGTATGCCGCTGTCGGGGCGTTCGCAAATATCGGAGGTAATTTGCTTGCGATTTGCTATCTTGGCGCTTTGACAAGTTTTGTTATGAAACTGCGAATCGACTTTGGGCCGTTTGCGTTCCTGATGTTTATTTTTGTCGTAAAGTTCTGCGATATAGGAGCTTACACAGTTGGCCGGATTTGCGGCAAACACAAATTTTCACCGATTATCAGCCCGAAAAAGACCTGGGAAGGTATGGGCGGCGGGGTGTTATTTTCGGTAATTGCGGCCTCGATATTTGCCAAAGTTTTTGATATAATGCCGATATTGCCGGCTGTTCTATTCGGCGCGGTGTTTGCCTTTGTCGGGCAGCTTGGCGATTTGGCCGAGTCGATGCTCAAGCGAGCGGCCGAGACTAAAGATTCGGCGGCATTCGTGCCGGGTTTCGGCGGCGTGCTGGATGTCATCGATTCACCGCTGGCAGCAGGTGTTTTAGCGTATTTATATTTTTTATTTGTTATATAA
- the ybeY gene encoding rRNA maturation RNase YbeY, protein MSRKSQNKSKSKRMKMPEKSVKPSGIKVNIFKQGKSIPFRKAGVVELVQKTSHKFGLRKALINIEIANDKRIVEVNKEFLKKSSVTDVISFDVSDAGDKIFDIIVNAQLAQRQAKLRGHSFEAELVLYILHGLLHQLGFDDLTVRKAAKMHKTEDQILQEFGFGAVYGTYKR, encoded by the coding sequence ATGAGCAGGAAGAGTCAGAACAAAAGCAAGAGCAAGAGAATGAAAATGCCTGAAAAAAGCGTCAAGCCTTCCGGCATAAAAGTCAACATTTTCAAACAAGGCAAGTCAATCCCTTTCAGAAAAGCCGGAGTTGTTGAGCTTGTCCAAAAAACATCACATAAATTCGGCCTGCGAAAGGCGCTGATAAATATTGAAATCGCAAACGATAAACGTATTGTCGAAGTAAATAAAGAATTCCTGAAAAAAAGCAGCGTTACGGACGTGATAAGTTTTGATGTCTCCGACGCGGGCGATAAAATTTTCGATATAATTGTAAACGCTCAATTGGCACAGCGGCAGGCAAAGCTTCGCGGGCATTCATTTGAAGCAGAGCTTGTGCTTTATATTCTGCACGGCCTGCTTCATCAACTGGGGTTCGATGATTTGACGGTTCGCAAGGCCGCGAAAATGCACAAAACGGAAGACCAGATTCTTCAGGAATTCGGTTTCGGAGCGGTATATGGAACTTATAAAAGATAA
- a CDS encoding adenylosuccinate synthase: MNICVVGLQWGDEGKGKVVDILAEKNDIVVRYGGGANAGHTVVIGDTKFALHLLPSGAIRPNTVCVIANGVVVDPEILLAEIDSLAQRGITLDGRFFISENAHVVLDYHKAEDGLREESLGKDKIGTTVRGIGPCYSDKVGRSYAIRMADLLEIDKLKDKLENIVAYKNKIFGALYNAAPMNVGEIYEKCKVYSQRLSKYVCDTTAYLHEQIEAKKNLLFEGAQGALLDLDHGTFPYVTSSNASSLGVGPGCGVPVQMIDNFIGVVKAYTTRVGAGPFPSELENETGQYIRDKGHEYGTTTGRPRRCGWFDAMVVKYAAKIGGINEIAMMHLDTLAGLDEVKICTGYTIDGKPVKMFPSNIDRLAKVKCVYRTIKGFGQDLSQVDSFEKLPEQARQYVKAVEEAVGLPVNIIGVGPSRKQTIFRK, from the coding sequence ATGAACATTTGTGTCGTAGGATTACAATGGGGCGATGAAGGTAAGGGCAAAGTCGTTGATATACTTGCCGAGAAGAACGATATTGTTGTCCGTTACGGTGGCGGCGCTAACGCAGGACATACAGTTGTTATCGGCGATACAAAATTTGCGCTTCATCTTCTTCCGAGTGGTGCGATACGGCCAAATACTGTTTGTGTTATAGCCAACGGCGTTGTTGTTGACCCGGAAATTTTGCTGGCTGAAATTGATTCGCTGGCTCAAAGAGGCATAACTCTCGACGGCAGGTTTTTTATAAGTGAGAACGCACACGTTGTTCTCGATTATCACAAGGCAGAAGACGGGCTTCGTGAAGAATCTCTTGGTAAGGATAAAATCGGAACAACTGTTCGTGGAATCGGCCCGTGTTATTCGGATAAAGTCGGCAGAAGTTACGCAATCAGAATGGCTGATTTGCTCGAGATTGATAAATTAAAAGATAAACTCGAAAATATCGTTGCATACAAAAATAAGATTTTTGGTGCGTTATATAATGCGGCACCGATGAATGTGGGCGAAATTTACGAAAAATGCAAAGTGTATTCGCAAAGACTTTCAAAGTACGTCTGTGATACAACGGCTTATCTGCACGAGCAAATCGAAGCGAAGAAGAATTTGCTTTTCGAAGGCGCACAGGGCGCTTTGCTTGACCTTGACCATGGTACATTTCCTTACGTAACAAGCTCAAATGCCAGCTCTCTCGGCGTAGGGCCGGGCTGCGGCGTGCCGGTGCAGATGATTGATAATTTCATTGGTGTTGTGAAGGCATATACGACACGCGTTGGCGCAGGGCCGTTTCCGTCAGAGCTTGAAAACGAAACAGGACAGTATATTCGCGACAAAGGCCATGAATACGGCACAACGACCGGCAGGCCGAGAAGATGCGGATGGTTCGATGCGATGGTTGTCAAATACGCTGCGAAAATCGGCGGTATAAATGAAATCGCGATGATGCACCTCGATACGCTGGCGGGTCTTGATGAAGTGAAGATTTGCACAGGCTATACAATCGACGGTAAACCGGTAAAAATGTTCCCGTCGAATATAGACAGGCTTGCGAAAGTGAAATGCGTTTACAGAACTATAAAAGGTTTTGGTCAGGATTTGAGCCAGGTTGACAGTTTTGAAAAACTTCCGGAACAGGCACGTCAATATGTCAAAGCAGTGGAAGAAGCGGTTGGACTTCCTGTTAATATCATTGGCGTTGGGCCTTCGAGAAAACAAACGATATTCAGGAAGTAA
- a CDS encoding zinc ABC transporter substrate-binding protein: MKKIIFTILVILIIMAGLFTAVKSSRKLQRDDGKITIVTTLFPLYDFAKTIGGDKVNVSLLLPPGVEPHSFEPTPGDIAKISNADIFIFTGEFMEPWAHEILSGISNNKLIVVVASTDISLIPAAQKHEHHHEQNEEAEHHEQHVHNEHEGMDPHIWLDFDNDKIIIDNITNALCKADSANTDFYKSNAEDYKTKLTQLDNSYKTQLSGCKSRTVIFGGHYAFGYLANRYGLQYLAAQGLSPDSEPTAQDIITLIEQIKKENVHYVFYEELTSPKIAETLTNETGTKMLLLNAGHNVSRKDLENNVSFIDIMAENLQNLKTGLECK, encoded by the coding sequence ATGAAAAAAATCATATTCACAATACTTGTTATATTAATAATTATGGCTGGACTTTTCACAGCAGTAAAATCCAGCCGCAAGCTTCAGCGGGATGACGGTAAAATCACAATTGTTACAACGCTGTTCCCGTTATACGATTTCGCGAAAACAATCGGCGGCGATAAGGTTAATGTCTCGCTATTACTGCCGCCCGGCGTTGAGCCTCACTCATTTGAACCAACCCCCGGCGATATCGCGAAAATCAGCAATGCTGATATTTTCATTTTCACCGGCGAATTTATGGAGCCATGGGCACACGAAATTTTGAGCGGAATTTCGAACAATAAACTTATCGTTGTTGTTGCAAGCACAGATATAAGTCTGATACCGGCGGCACAAAAACACGAACACCATCACGAACAAAACGAAGAAGCTGAGCACCATGAACAACACGTACATAATGAACATGAAGGTATGGACCCGCACATCTGGCTTGATTTTGATAATGACAAAATAATTATCGACAATATCACAAACGCTCTTTGCAAAGCTGACTCCGCGAATACTGATTTTTACAAAAGCAATGCCGAAGATTATAAAACGAAACTTACTCAACTTGATAATTCCTACAAAACACAACTTTCCGGCTGCAAAAGCAGGACAGTTATTTTCGGCGGCCATTATGCTTTCGGCTATCTGGCGAATCGATACGGCTTACAATATCTCGCCGCACAGGGACTTTCGCCGGATTCAGAACCAACCGCACAGGACATCATCACACTTATCGAACAAATCAAAAAAGAGAACGTTCATTATGTTTTTTATGAAGAGCTGACAAGCCCGAAAATCGCGGAAACTTTGACTAATGAAACCGGTACAAAAATGCTCCTGCTCAACGCCGGCCATAATGTCAGCAGAAAAGATTTGGAAAATAATGTTTCATTCATTGATATAATGGCTGAAAACCTGCAAAATTTGAAAACAGGATTGGAATGTAAATAA